The Salvelinus sp. IW2-2015 unplaced genomic scaffold, ASM291031v2 Un_scaffold2532, whole genome shotgun sequence DNA window ttgatgaggaggctcccggatccgggagagagaataatgccctccaagctcatcactaagctcgggaccctggaactgaacacctccctctgctgatcgtggactacaggaaatggagggccgagcacgcccccatccacattgctggggctgtagtggaacgggtcgagagcttcaagttcctcggtgtccccATCACTaaagaattaacatggtccacacacatcactaaggacctatcatggtccaagcacaccaacacagtcgtgaaaagggcacaaaaacacctcttccccctcaggaggttgaaaagatttggccgcagatcctcaaagttctacagctgcaacattgactggctgcatcaccgcctggtatggaaactgctcggcatccgaccacaaaGTGCTTACAGAGGGTATTGGGTGTGgaccaatacatcactggggcttagctccctgccatccaggacctctataccagccggTGTAATAGGGAGGCCCTAAcatttttcaaagactccagccacccaagccatagactgttcactctgcttctgcatggcaagaggtaccgaTGCATCagatctggaaccaacaggaccctgaacagcttctacccccaagccacagacacactcacacataccacGTAcatacagatatacacacacttacacacgctGTGTTTACTATCTATTGTCTATTCTGTTGCCTAGTTACCAGTTACCTATATGTACGTACAGTATCTACTTCAATGACCTCGTACCCAtgaacattgactcggtactggtgccccctgtatatagcaacGTTATCGTTactgattgtgtatttgtgcctcCACCCCCAAGGGGCCCCATTGATTTTTTTGAGTCACAGGTATCAGTttaacacacataagacatggcaaGATGTGTAGAATGGCAGGAAATCTGCTTTTTAAACTGCAAAAAGTTCTCTCCCCCAACAACAAGGGTGTGAGCAGTTTGGGGTTTGTTACTACAACTATACATGTttcattaacctttatttaactcggcaagtcagttaaaaacaaattcttatttacaatgatagcctaccctggtgaaacccggacgacgttgggccaattgtgcgccaccctatgggactgtgatgcagcctggattcaaaccagctactgcagtgatgcctctggcactgagatgcagtgtcttagaccactgcatcactcgggagcccataaatGACAATGTCCAGCCACACCGTTGCCACCTAGAAAAATGTGTGTCAAAGccttctcaaatagtatttgagtaCCCCTGCCTGATAATTATtttacccacctggtgtcccaggtctaaatcagttcctGATTAAAGGGCAAGAATGAAAAAAAAGGTCCAGATATGAATTTGAGGGAAATATATCAACAACCAAAGGTTACCTTCACTCCCTGCTGGACAGCCGTGTTGGGTATGAGCAGGTGCAGAGGCCTCAGAGAATAGTAGATGACGTCCGGGATATTCTTCAAGGTTCTCATCCAACTATGGAAGCCCACTGAGTCGTTACGGTTGAGTGACAGCTTTCCCGGCCAACCGGTGCCTCCCACCACCTTCGTGTGGTGGCTGAGGAAGCTAGAGCTGTAGGAGGTCTTCGAGTCACGGTTSTCCAGAACTTTGGAACACCTTTCGTTGCTAGAGGAAACTGACATCCCAACGTTTACCTGAAAGCCCCTGGACAAGCAGGATTCCACCTGAGAGACGGAATACAGAGCCATATATTCAGAGTTGTCTTTAAGGTTTCTTCCATAAAAGACTGTGATGCATTTGCTACATGGGAAAAATTTATCAATGGAATTGTCTGAATGTAATGTCTAGAAATAGATTTTAAAAATTGTTGTGCTATAGGTTATTGCTCTAATCTAgtacacctgattctaataattagctggttgatgagCTGAATCAGGTAAGTTTAAACTGGGGacagagtgaaaacctacagcgGGATAGTTCTCCAGGAAtagggttggagaaccctggtctagatagatgtaaacctacagcGGGATAGTTCTCCAGGAAtagggttggagaaccctggaCTAGAtggatgtaaacctacaggagggtagctctccaggaatagggttggagagccctggactagatagatgtaaacctacaggagggtagctctccaggaacggggttggagagccctggactagatagatgtaaacctacaggaNatgtaaacctacaggagggtagctctccaggaacagggttggagagccctggactagatagatgtaaacctacaggagggtagctctccaggaacgggGTCGGAGAGCCCtgtacaggagggtagctctccaggaacagtgttCAAGAGCCCTGCTCTAACATTATATGGCTCTGGTTCTATGTAATGATTACAAATTGCTGTTTGAATTCCTGTAATTTCCTTTCATGTAAAATGTCCTCTATTACAGCAGGCATTGAGACGAAGTAAGTCACCTGGTTTGTAGAGAGGCCACTATGTGAGGCCTGACAGGTGTGTATTGCTGTAATCATCGTCAGCCTGCCTCCCAGGTCAACTTGGCGGATGTAGTGAGTCCCATAGGTGTCTATGAGCCGGCGGTACTGGGCCTTAGAAGTCTTAGAGTATGAGTCCAGACGATCAATGTCCTTACGGAACTCATCGCTGAGAGTTGGAGTGTTTGGAGTGCGATAACTGGAACACAGGAATTAGCATATCAGATGTGAATTCAAATATGACACAGAGACGACCTTGATCTACAATTGGTTGACCCTTTCTCAGCCTATAGCATACAGAAGCAATGGTCCTTTCAACATTTTGATGGGTGTCGCGGTAACAGCAGGTCACATACAAATAACACACTACAGCTTGAATGTGTTATAAATCAGAACTCAGAAGATCAGATTCcatgtgtttcttttttttgctgtttaCACATTGGGGAAAAGATCAGATATGTATCAGATGTGCCAAAACATCAGAACTGGGTTGACTGTGTGAACAAGGCCTTTATGAAATGAAAACCCTCACATGGGAAAATCCCCAAGTTTTGAACGTGGAATtttatttcatgaacattttacatGAAAAATGATTTAAATGTGACAATAGCTAGTGAACAGGTAACCATTTCATATAACTTGTGGTTTATTGGTGTCATAAAGGTGTGTACAATATATTAATCTTAAAAGCACCAACATACAGGTAGTTGTCAAAATAAAGGAAGCACCAACATAAGGTGTCTtgatagggcattgggccaccacgaccTATTGACCCCTAAAGCACCAACATAAGGTGTCTtgatagggcattgggccaccacgaccTATTGACCCCTAAAGCACCAACATAAGGTGTCTtgatagggcattgggccaccacgaccTATTGACCCCTAAAGCACCAACAGGGGTCATTTTTTACCTCAAATTGGAAATTATGGCAAAATGGTACTTTGTCAAGaagtaacactttttttttttttcacctttggTACCACAAGTAAGTGGTTTAAATTCCCCAACAATTAGTAAATATTGGAAACTTTTCACACATGTATTGTCAGTTTGATGTTTTTCATGTTCTGAACCATTCTTTTTGATACATTTAATccatacatgtgatatgagtaggaaaacctgcaaaatcggaagtgtatccaatacttgttctccccactgtatatactgtaccttataccatctactgcaccttgcctatgccgctcggccatcgctcatccatatacagtggggagaacaagtatttgaaacactgccgattttgcaggttttcctacttacaaagcatgtagaggtctgtaatttttatcataggtacacttcaactgtgagagacggaatctaaaacaaaaatccagaaaatcacattgtatgatttttaagtaattaatttgcattttattgcatgacataagtatttgataaatcagaaaagcagaacttaatatttggtacagaaacctttgtttgcaNNNNNNNNNNNNNNNNNNNNNNNNNNNNNNNNNNNNNNNNNNNNNNNNNNNNNNNNNNNNNNNNNNNNNNNNNNNNNNNNNNNNNNNNNNNNNNNNNNNNNNNNNNNNNNNNNNNNNNNNNNNNNNNNNNNNNNNNNNNNNNNNNNNNNNNNNNNNNNNNNNNNNNNNNNNNNNNNNNNNNNNNNNNNNNNNNNNNNNNNNNNNNNNNNNNNNNNNNNNNNNNNNNNNNNNNNNNNNNNNNNNNNNNNNNNNNNNNNNNNNNNNNNNNNNNNNNNNNNNNNNNNNNNNNNNNNNNNNNNNNNNNNNNNNNNNNNNNNNNNNNNNNNNNNNNNNNNNNNNNNNNNNNNNNNNNNNNNNNNNNNNNNNNNNNNNNNNNNNNNNNNNNNNNNNNNNNNNNNNNNNNNNNNNNNNNNNNNNNNNNNNNNNNNNNNNNNNNNNNNNNNNNNNNNNNNNNNNNNNNNNNNNNNNNNNNNNNNNNNNNNNNNNNNNNNNNNNNNNNNNNNNNNNNNNNNNNNNNNNNNNNNNNNNNNNNNNNNNNNNNNNNNNNNNNNNNNNNNNNNNNNNNNNNNNNNNNNNNNNNNNNNNNNNNNNNNNNNNNNNNNNNNNNNNNNNNNNNNNNNNNNNNNNNNNNNNNNNNNNNNNNNNNNNNNNNNNNNNNNNNNNNNNNNNNNNNNNNNNNNNNNNNNNNNNNNNNNNNNNNNNNNNNNNNNNNNNNNNNNNNNNNNNNNNNNNNNNNNNNNNNNNNNNNNNNNNNNNNNNNNNNNNNNNNNNNNNNNNNNNNNNNNNNNNNNNNNNNNNNNNNNNNNNNNNNNNNNNNNNNNNNNNNNNNNNNNNNNNNNNNNNNNNNNNNNNNNNNNNNNNNNNNNNNNNNNNNNNNNNNNNNNNNNNNNNNNNNNNNNNNNNNNNNNNNNNNNNNNNNNNNNNNNNNNNNNNNNNNNNNNNNNNNNNNNNNNNNNNNNNNNNNNNNNNNNNNNNNNNNNNNNNNNNNNNNNNNNNNNNNNNNNNNNNNNNNNNNNNNNNNNNNNNNNNNNNNNNNNNNNNNNNNNNNNNNNNNNNNNNNNNNNNNNNNNNNNNNNNNNNNNNNNNNNNNNNNNNNNNNNNNNNNNNNNNNNNNNNNNNNNNNNNNNNNNNNNNNNNNNNNNNNNNNNNNNNNNNNNNNNNNNNNNNNNNNNNNNNNNNNNNNNNNNNNNNNNNNNNNNNNNNNNNNNNNNNNNNNNNNNNNNNNNNNNNNNNNNNNNNNNNNNNNNNNNNNNNNNNNNNNNNNNNNNNNNNNNNNNNNNNNNNNNNNNNNNNNNNNNNNNNNNNNNNNNNNNNNNNNNNNNNNNNNNNNNNNNNNNNNNNNNNNNNNNNNNNNNNNNNNNNNNNNNNNNNNNNNNNNNNNNNNNNNNNNNNNNNNNNNNNNNNNNNNNNNNNNNNNNNNNNNNNNNNNNNNNNNNNNNNNNNNNNNNNNNNNNNNNNNNNNNNNNNNNNNNNNNNNNNNNNNNNNNNNNNNNNNNNNNNNNNNNNNNNNNNNNNNNNNNNNNNNNNNNNNNNNNNNNNNNNNNNNNNNNNNNNNNNNNNNNNNNNNNNNNNNNNNNNNNNNNNNNNNNNNNNNNNNNNNNNNNNNNNNNNNNNNNNNNNNNNNNNNNNNNNNNNNNNNNNNNNNNNNNNNNNNNNNNNNNNNNNNNNNNNNNNNNNNNNNNNNNNNNNNNNNNNNNNNNNNNNNNNNNNNNNNNNNNNNNNNNNNNNNNNNNNNNNNNNNNNNNNNNNNNNNNNNNNNNNNNNNNNNNNNNNNNNNNNNNNNNNNNNNNNNNNNNNNNNNNNNNNNNNNNNNNNNNNNNNNNNNNNNNNNNNNNNNNNNNNNNNNNNNNNNNNNNNNNNNNNNNNNNNNNNNNNNNNNNNNNNNNNNNNNNNNNNNNNNNNNNNNNNNNNNNNNNNNNNNNNNNNNNNNNNNNNNNNNNNNNNNNNNNNNNNNNNNNNNNNNNNNNNNNNNNNNNNNNNNNNNNNNNNNNNNNNNNNNNNNNNNNNNNNNNNNNNNNNNNNNNNNNNNNNNNNNNNNNNNNNNNNNNNNNNNNNNNNNNNNNNNNNNNNNNNNNNNNNNNNNNNNNNNNNNNNNNNNNNNNNNNNNNNNNNNNNNNNNNNNNNNNNNNNNNNNNNNNNNNNNNNNNNNNNNNNNNNNNNNNNNNNNNNNNNNNNNNNNNNNNNNNNNNNNNNNNNNNNNNNNNNNNNNNNNNNNNNNNNNNNNNNNNNNNNNNNNNNNNNNNNNNNNNNNNNNNNNNNNNNNNNNNNNNNNNNNNNNNNNNNNNNNNNNNNNNNNNNNNNNNNNNNNNNNNNNNNNNNNNNNNNNNNNNNNNNNNNNNNNNNNNNNNNNNNNNNNNNNNNNNNNNNNNNNNNNNNNNNNNNNNNNNNNNNNNNNNNNNNNNNNNNNNNNNNNNNNNNNNNNNNNNNNNNNNNNNNNNNNNNNNNNNNNNNNNNNNNNNNNNNNNNNNNNNNNNNNNNNNNNNNNNNNNNNNNNNNNNNNNNNNNNNNNNNNNNNNNNNNNNNNNNNNNNNNNNNNNNNNNNNNNNNNNNNNNNNNNNNNNNNNNNNNNNNNNNNNNNNNNNNNNNNNNNNNNNNNNNNNNNNNNNNNNNNNNNNNNNNNNNNNNNNNNNNNNNNNNNNNNNNNNNNNNNNNNNNNNNNNNNNNNNNNNNNNNNNNNNNNNNNNNNNNNNNNNNNNNNNNNNNNNNNNNNNNNNNNNNNNNNNNNNNNNNNNNNNNNNNNNNNNNNNNNNNNNNNNNNNNNNNNNNNNNNNNNNNNNNNNNNNNNNNNNNNNNNNNNNNNNNNNNNNNNNNNNNNNNNNNNNNNNNNNNNNNNNNNNNNNNNNNNNNNNNNNNNNNNNNNNNNNNNNNNNNNNNNNNNNNNNNNNNNNNNNNNNNNNNNNNNNNNNNNNNNNNNNNNNNNNNNNNNNNNNNNNNNNNNNNNNNNNNNNNNNNNNNNNNNNNNNNNNNNNNNNNNNNNNNNNNNNNNNNNNNNNNNNNNNNNNNNNNNNNNNNNNNNNNNNNNNNNNNNNNNNNNNNNNNNNNNNNNNNNNNNNNNNNNNNNNNNNNNNNNNNNNNNNNNNNNNNNNNNNNNNNNNNNNNNNNNNNNNNNNNNNNNNNNNNNNNNNNNNNNNNNNNNNNNNNNNNNNNNNNNNNNNNNNNNNNNNNNNNNNNNNNNNNNNNNNNNNNNNNNNNNNNNNNNNNNNNNNNNNNNNNNNNNNNNNNNNNNNNNNNNNNNNNNNNNNNNNNNNNNNNNNNNNNNNNNNNNNNNNNNNNNNNNNNNNNNNNNNNNNNNNNNNNNNNNNNNNNNNNNNNNNNNNNNNNNNNNNNNNNNNNNNNNNNNNNNNNNNNNNNNNNNNNNNNNNNNNNNNNNNNNNNNNNNNNNNNNNNNNNNNNNNNNNNNNNNNNNNNNNNNNNNNNNNNNNNNNNNNNNNNNNNNNNNNNNNNNNNNNNNNNNNNNNNNNNNNNNNNNNNNNNNNNNNNNNNNNNNNNNNNNNNNNNNNNNNNNNNNNNNNNNNNNNNNNNNNNNNNNNNNNNNNNNNNNNNNNNNNNNNNNNNNNNNNNNNNNNNNNNNNNNNNNNNNNNNNNNNNNNNNNNNNNNNNNNNNNNNNNNNNNNNNNNNNNNNNNNNNNNNNNNNNNNNNNNNNNNNNNNNNNNNNNNNNNNNNNNNNNNNNNNNNNNNNNNNNNNNNNNNNNNNNNNNNNNNNNNNNNNNNNNNNNNNNNNNNNNNNNNNNNNNNNNNNNNNNNNNNNNNNNNNNNNNNNNNNNNNNNNNNNNNNNNNNNNNNNNNNNNNNNNNNNNNNNNNNNNNNNNNNNNNNNNNNNNNNNNNNNNNNNNNNNNNNNNNNNNNNNNNNNNNNNNNNNNNNNNNNNNNNNNNNNNNNNNNNNNNNNNNNNNNNNNNNNNNNNNNNNNNNNNNNNNNNNNNNNNNNNNNNNNNNNNNNNNNNNNNNNNNNNNNNNNNNNNNNNNNNNNNNNNNNNNNNNNNNNNNNNNNNNNNNNNNNNNNNNNNNNNNNNNNNNNNNNNNNNNNNNNNNNNNNNNNNNNNNNNNNNNNNNNNNNNNNNNNNNNNNNNNNNNNNNNNNNNNNNNNNNNNNNNNNNNNNNNNNNNNNNNNNNNNNNNNNNNNNNNNNNNNNNNNNNNNNNNNNNNNNNNNNNNNNNNNNNNNNNNNNNNNNNNNNNNNNNNNNNNNNNNNNNNNNNNNNNNNNNNNNNNNNNNNNNNNNNNNNNNNNNNNNNNNNNNNNNNNNNNNNNNNNNNNNNNNNNNNNNNNNNNNNNNNNNNNNNNNNNNNNNNNNNNNNNNNNNNNNNNNNNNNNNNNNNNNNNNNNNNNNNNNNNNNNNNNNNNNNNNNNNNNNNNNNNNNNNNNNNNNNNNNNNNNNNNNNNNNNNNNNNNNNNNNNNNNNNNNNNNNNNNNNNNNNNNNNNNNNNNNNNNNNNNNNNNNNNNNNNNNNNNNNNNNNNNNNNNNNNNNNNNNNNNNNNNNNNNNNNNNNNNNNNNNNNNNNNNNNNNNNNNNNNNNNNNNNNNNNNNNNNNNNNNNNNNNNNNNNNNNNNNNNNNNNNNNNNNNNNNNNNNNNNNNNNNNNNNNNNNNNNNNNNNNNNNNNNNNNNNNNNNNNNNNNNNNNNNNNNNNNNNNNNNNNNNNNNNNNNNNNNNNNNNNNNNNNNNNNNNNNNNNNNNNNNNNNNNNNNNNNNNNNNNNNNNNNNNNNNNNNNNNNNNNNNNNNNNNNNNNNNNNNNNNNNNNNNNNNNNNNNNNNNNNNNNNNNNNNNNNNNNNNNNNNNNNNNNNNNNNNNNNNNNNNNNNNNNNNNNNNNNNNNNNNNNNNNNNNNNNNNNNNNNNNNNNNNNNNNNNNNNNNNNNNNNNNNNNNNNNNNNNNNNNNNNNNNNNNNNNNNNNNNNNNNNNNNNNNNNNNNNNNNNNNNNNNNNNNNNNNNNNNNNNNNNNNNNNNNNNNNNNNNNNNNNNNNNNNNNNNNNNNNNNNNNNNNNNNNNNNNNNNNNNNNNNNNNNNNNNNNNNNNNNNNNNNNNNNNNNNNNNNNNNNNNNNNNNNNNNNNNNNNNNNNNNNNNNNNNNNNNNNNNNNNNNNNNNNNNNNNNNNNNNNNNNNNNNNNNNNNNNNNNNNNNNNNNNNNNNNNNNNNNNNNNNNNNNNNNNNNNNNNNNNNNNNNNNNNNNNNNNNNNNNNNNNNNNNNNNNNNNNNNNNNNNNNNNNNNNNNNNNNNNNAATGGAGAGATGAGAAATCTTGGACAACAACCtcctcctcagtaagagcattggaaGATCGGGATGCGTGGCCTGGATTTTTCCAGCATGGACAAAcgaacccgaaacacacagccaggcgcAAACTAACGGGTGGctctcgtaagaagcatctcagggtcctggagtggccctaCGCAGGCTCCCAAGACCTGAACCCCACagtagaaaatctttggagggagctgaaagtccgtattgcccagcgacagccccgacaCCTgcaaggatctggagaaggtctgtatggaggagtggcacaaatcccctgctgcagtgtgtgcaaacctggtcaagaactacaggaaactatGACTACTGTAATTGgcacgagttcaaacaggtgcagttaatacaggtaatgagtggagaacaggagggcttcttaaagaaaaactaacaggtctgtgagagacggaattcttactagttggtaggtgatcaaatacttatgtcatgcaataaaatgcaaattaattacttaaaaatcatacaatgtgattttctggatttttgttttagattccgtctctcacagttgaagtgtacctatgataaaaaattatggacctctacatgctttgtaagtaggaaaacctgcaaaatcggcagtgtatcaaatacttgttctccccactgtacttatatgtacagttgaagtcggaagtttacatccacttaggttggagtcaactcgtttttcaaccactccacaaatttcttgtaaacaaactacagttttggtaggtcagttaggacatctaccttgtgcatgacaaaagtaatttttccaataattgtttacagacagattatttcacgtatcattcactgtaccacaattccagtgggtctgaagtttacatacactaagttgactgtgcctttaaacagcttggaaaagtccagaaaattatgtcatggctttagaagcttctgataggctaattgacataatttgagtcaattggaggtgtgcctgtggatgtatttcaaggccttcaaactcagtgcctctttgcttgacatcatgggaaaatcaaaataaatcagccaagacctcagaagaaaaagtgttgacctccacaagtctggttcatccttgggaacaatttccaaacacctgaaggtaccacgttcatctgtacaaacaatagtacgcaagtataaacaccattggaccacgcagccatcataccgctcaggaaggagatgcgttctgtctcctagagatgaacagactttggtgcaaaaagtgcaaatcaataccagaacaacagcaaaagaccttgtgaagatgctggaggaaacaggtacaaaagtatctatatccacagtaaaacgagttctatatcgacataacctgttatgccgctcagcaaggaagaagccactgctccaaaaccaccataaaaaagccagactacggtttgcaactgcacatggagacaaagatcgtactttttggacaaaactcctcttgtctgatgaaacaaaaatagaactgtttagccataatgaccatcgttatgtttcgatgaaaaagggggagcaccatctcaaccgtgaagcatgggggtggcagcatcatgttgaaggggtgctttgctgcaggggggactggtgctcttcactaaatagattgcatcatgagggaggaaaatgatgtcgatatattgaagcaacatctcaagacatcagtcaggaagttaaagctgggtcgcaaatgggtcttccaaatggacaatgaccccaagcatacttacaaagttgtggcaatatggcttaaggacaacaaagtcaaKgtattggagtggccatcacaaagccctgacctcaatcctatRgaaattttgtgggcagaactaaaaaagcatgtgcgagcaaggaggcctacaaaccgaactcagttacaccagctctgtcaggaggaatgggccaaaattcaccaaacttattgtgggaaggctacccgaaacgtttgacccaagttaaacaatttaaaggcaatgctatcaaaactaattgagtgtatgtaaacgtctgacccactgggaatgtgatgaaagaaataaaagctgaaataaatcattctctctactattattctgacatttaacattcttaaaataaagtggtgatcctaactgacctaaaacagggcattttttactaggattaaatgtcaggaattgtgaaatattgtgtttataaatatatttggctaaggtgtatgtaaacttccgacttcaactgtaaatattctcattcacccctttagtttgtgtgtattaggtagttgttggggaattgttagattacttgttaggttTGTGTGTATTATTAGCGTTGTTGTCTggggaatttgttagattacttgtttagGTTTTGTGTATTAGGTTGTTGTTTGGGAATATgttttagattacttgttaggtttgtgtgtattaggttgtgTGGGAATTGTTAGAATACTTgttaggtttgtgtgtgtattagttgttgttggggaattgttggACTTCTTGTTATAAATTACTGCCTATTGTAACTAGAAGCACAATATTCGcttcactcgcattaacatcttgcTAACAGTTGTATGTGACcatacattttgattttgatttgatcttgtTATAGAGCATTAACTGGAATCTAATGATGTAATTAAATGTTTGCTATTTGTTATTGGTACTGCTCGGGCCTCCAGGGCCAAATCTGGGGGCCCCGTAAACTGCTAATCTTTTAGAGTACATACATATCACCTACTGTGCCAATCTGGTGCCTTTTATCACCAACCCTTATTTTTATACTGAGACCTGACATTCTTAGTAAGCAACCTACACTAGTATACAAAAGATGAAGATTATTTTTTAATTCCTCCTCATtatcaaacacaggaaatcatcATACAATAAATGACAAATGTCAGTTAACAAGTTGCTGACACAAAATCTTAGAAAGAATTAAAAgcaagttttttttgttgtctaaTTAGCATTTCTGTCCAGGAGATGTTTCCCGAGAAGATCCGTTTTTAGTTGTCTTAGTTAGCATTGTCTCCAGGATGTCCGAAAGACGGTTTATTAGTATGTCTAGTTAGCATTTTGTTTCAGGGATGTCCCGAAGAGACGTTTTTAGTTGTCATTAGCATTGGTTCCAGGGATTCTGCCGAAGACGTTTTTAGTTGTCTAGTTTAGCCATTTTGATATCCAGGGAATGTCGCCGAAGACGTTTTAGTTGTCTTAGTTAGCATTTTGTTCCAGGGATGTTCCCGAAGACGTTTTTAGTTGTCTAGTTAGCATTTTGTTCCAGGGATGTTCCCGAAGACGTTTTTAGGACGTTCTTGCGATGCAGTTATATTGCCCTCTGGAGGTTGTCTAGTTCCCATTTGTTTTCCAGGCAACAAGGATGTTTTTTGGGAAGTTTTTGGAATGCTTTGTCAttgtcccctggaggttttgtctagttcccggtttgttaCAGGGATGTCCCCGAGGACGTTTTTAGGACGTTCTTGGGCATTGTTGCAttgtcccctggaggttttttaTCTCGCTCAAATGTTGTCATTTTGACattttgcatccccatgttgtAAAAATGAATCACATGAGATCATGTTTTAACATGtatagtttcatgttatcacatgttgctttaaaATGTTGTCACATGTTGTCACACAAGATCACCTGGGAAATGCATGTGTTTTATCTGCAAGGGAAGCGCTATAAAAGTTGAGCaaatcattattgttatttttacctgTAGTGACGGCAGCGGAGATTCTGTGAGTAGAAAGAGTGGCGGTCCTCTTTGGTCTTGGTTGTGGCAAAGATGGCTACATCAGACTGGGACCCTCCCATCTCTATGCTAGCGCCCACATCCTTCTCCACACTCACAATCACCGGTCCCACAGGTACGCTTACAGACACCTTCGCCTCATTACTCAAACCCCCCTTCCATTTTGTAGAGATCTCGTTGGTAGTGGACTGTGCCAGGTtactggaggagagaagaggagaggataggtgaggagaggagagcggaggagagatgTTTACTGTCCAATGTCCATCAAGTAAACAGTCAGAAACCATCCTACTCACCTGACAGAGGCATGAGAGTGGCTGGAGATATCCTCAGTACAGTGGCTGTAGGGCCTCCAGTCTACAACAGACAGAGGTATTTTCTGCAGCTCGTTTCCCTGTAGGGGGTTACTACACAGTGTACACGTTTTACTGGGAGATAGGTAGGTCCTCAGGTCGATCAGGTAGGCCCCTTTACGTTTCAGGGTCACCACGTCAAACCCCTCCCCTGCCAGGTTGTGGCCGGGGACGAAGGGTGCGGAGTCACACAGGGATTGGCTGGCAGTACGACAGGTGAGGGCGGAGTCCAGttgagaaaggagaaggaggagaggaagggagaagaggggagg harbors:
- the LOC112074195 gene encoding perforin-1-like codes for the protein MPLSAPPLFSLPLLLLLSQLDSALTCRTASQSLCDSAPFVPGHNLAGEGFDVVTLKRKGAYLIDLRTYLSPSKTCTLCSNPLQGNELQKIPLSVVDWRPYSHCTEDISSHSHASVSNLAQSTTNEISTKWKGGLSNEAKVSVSVPVGPVIVSVEKDVGASIEMGGSQSDVAIFATTKTKEDRHSFYSQNLRCRHYSYRTPNTPTLSDEFRKDIDRLDSYSKTSKAQYRRLIDTYGTHYIRQVDLGGRLTMITAIHTCQASHSGLSTNQVESCLSRGFQVNVGMSVSSSNERCSKVLXNRDSKTSYSSSFLSHHTKVVGGTGWPGKLSLNRNDSVGFHSWMRTLKNIPDVIYYSLRPLHLLIPNTAVQQGVKEAIQDYMKENALPKSTGELSCGDRYSKLDSNCCLRKVSQGGLVVTVVRAWGLWGDYKWIAGVTEGYAVVTYGSKSHKTNVIPSNNPVWNATFDMGPFDKDLSLKVAVWDYDPASTDDNLRGCTVDLEQGTHGRWCNKSGGGFYFLYTLTCDPYLXGDKCEKYKPFKVTAHKPSTPTVHSTPLYSKSVHLFSTFSVQSSALLYLWFFYISV